TTCACTGAAAGCGATTGTGTCGGGCGTGCAGCGTGCAAAATCGGTGGTCGCCCTGGAATCGGCTGACTGCACAGAATAAGGAGCTTTTTAATGACCGACAAACTCATCATTTTTGACACCACCTTGCGTGACGGCGAGCAATCGCCCGGCGCCTCCATGACCAAAGACGAGAAGCTGCGCATCGCGCGCCAGCTGGAGCGCATGCGGGTGGACGTGATCGAGGCGGGTTTTCCTGCCAGCTCGAATGGCGACTTTGAATGCGTTCAGGCGATTGCCAACGCGATCAAGGACTCCACCGTCTGCGGTCTGGCCCGGGCCAACGACCGCGACATTTCGCGCGCAGCCGAGGCACTCAAAGGCGCCAACCGCGCGCGCATTCACACCTTCATCGCCACCAGCCCGCTGCACATGGAGAAGAAGCTGCGCATGACGCCTGATGAGGTGTTCGAGCAGGCCAAACAGTCGGTGCGCTTTGCCCGCAACCTGGTTGACGATATCGAGTTCAGCCCGGAAGATGGTTATCGCAGCGACATGGATTTCCTCTGTCGCGTGCTCGAAGCGGTGATCAAGGAAGGCGCGACCACGCTGAACATTCCCGACACTGTGGGCTACGCCATCCCCGAGTTGTACGGCGACTTCATCCGCACCTTGCGTGAGCGCATTCCCAATTCCGACAAGGCCATCTGGTCGGTGCATTGCCACAACGATCTGGGCATGGCCGTGGCCAACTCCCTTGCCGGCGTGAAGATTGGCGGCGCGCGCCAGGTGGAATGCACCATTAACGGCCTGGGTGAGCGGGCAGGCAACTGCGCACTGGAAGAGATCGTGATGGCGGTTCGCACACGGCGCGATTATTTCCAGCTCGACATCGGTGTGGACGCCACGCAAATCGTACCGGCCAGCCGCATGGTCAGCCAGACCACCGGTTTCGTGGTGCAGCCCAACAAGGCGGTTGTTGGTGCGAATGCGTTTGCGCACGCCAGCGGTATTCACCAGGACGGCGTGCTCAAGGCCCGCGACACCTACGAAATCATGCGGGCCGAAGACGTGGGTTGGTCTGCCAACAAAATCGTCTTGGGCAAGTTGAGTGGACGCAATGCGTTCAAGCAGCGCTTGCAGGATCTTGGGGTCGAGATGGAGTCAGAAAGCGAAATCAACACCGCTTTCGCCGCGTTTAAGGAACTGGCCGATCGAAAGAGCGAGATCTTTGATGAGGACATCCTGGCCCTGTGCAGCGACGAAAGCGTCACGGCGGAGAAGGAGCAATATGGCCTGGTCTCGCTCTCACAGCGCTCGGAGACTGGCGAGCGCCCGCACGCTGAAGTGGTGTTCACCATTGCCGGCAAAGAGTACCAATCGGCGGCCGAAGGCAATGGTCCCGTTGACGCTTCGCTCAAGGCCATTGAAGCCCACGTCAAGAGTGGTGCGGAAATGATGTTGTATTCGGTCAATGCGATCACGAGCGGTTCGACCGAAAGTCAGGGCGAAGTCACCGTGCGTTTGCAGCACAGTGGGCGCATTGTCAACGGTGTGGGCGCAGATCCAGACATCGTTGTGGCCTCGGCCAAGGCCTACCTGAGCGCGCTCAACAAATTGCAGAGCAAGGTAGATCGGGTCGCTGCACAAGGGTAACTTCAATAAAATCAACTACTTGCAGCGACTTGTAACAATTGGCGCTGAAAAATGATGCCAAAAGTAGCATCTTTTCGACCGATCAATTAACAAGTCGCTGCAAGCGTTTGATATTGCTAGTTTTTTTGACATCCCCTATACTCCGGCAAAGACCCTTGTTGACGGCTGGAGCGGCGTATGAAACTTTTTGCAATCAAAACACCTATATCGTTGCAATGGGCTGTTGGCTCGTTGTTGGCCGCAGCGCTGGTTTGGCCCATGGCTGCCCAGGCAGCGAAGGGCAAGGTGGCCCCCGCCAAGACCGCTGCGGGCAAGTCTGCTGAGCGGAAAAAGAACGCTACCGCGAAAAAGAGCGTCGCCGCCAAGAAGGCTGTTGGAACTGCCCGCAGCAAGTCCTCCAAACGGGACCTCGTGGCCAAGACCAGTCAGAAAAAGTCCACCCGACTGAGCCGTGCCGAGGAGCGCAAGCAACAGCGACTGGCTCGCGGCAGCGCGTCGCCTGCCAAGACACGGGTGGCAAAAGGCAGTAAAAGCCGCACGGTTGTCGCCTCGAGCAGGGCCAAATCGGCATTTGTGCGTGTGTCTATGTCGCCACGTGTTTCCACGGGGGAGCGTCTGGGCCTGCGAAACTCCGACGATGCGCTGGATTTGAATTCCAGCGTGGCCCTGGTTGTGGATCAGCTCACCGGAGAGGTGTTGTTCAGCAAGAATGACGCCGCCGTGTTGCCCATTGCTTCGTTGACGAAATTGATGACAGGGCTGGTGTTGGCTGATGCGAATTTGCCAATGGACGAGATGATCACCATCACCAGTGATGATGTGGATACCGTCAAGAACAGCCGCTCACGTTTGGCCGTCGGCACGACAGCCAGTCGCGGTGAGATGATGCATTTGGCTTTGATGTCCAGTGAGAACCGTGCAGCCCACGCACTGGGCCGCACCTATCCAGGCGGCTTGACCCATTTCATTCGCTTGATGAATGCCAAGGCCCGCGACCTGGGTATGAACGACACGCGTTACGTTGATCCGACCGGATTGATGAGCCAAAATCAGTCCAGCGCACGTGATTTGGCAACGCTGGTCAGCGCTGCCTATCAGCGCCCGATTCTGCGCGATCTCTCGACATCACCCAGCCATGAGCTGGACTTGGGCAACCGCACCTTGCAATACAACAATTCCAACCGTTTGATCCGCAACCCTGAGTGGGACATTGGTTTGCAGAAAACAGGCTATATCTCCGAGGCTGGTCGGTGCCTGGTGATGCAGGCCAATGTGGCTGGGCGCCAGTTGATCATGGTGTTCCTGGATGCCTCAGGGCGCTCCGGTCGAGCTCAGGATGCAGAGCGCGTACGCCATTGGGTGGAGGCCCAGGGCTACCGCCGCAGTGCTGCCCGCCCTCAGGGTTAAGCCAAGGCTTGCATTCTTCAGCAATAAAAATGGCCCTTCAGGGGCCATTTTTATTGCCATCAACCCGTGCTTACCGGTAGGTTGCTGCTGGGGATGGTTTGGGACATCCCAGCGCTGCAGAAATATCAGCGGCCGTGGCTCGGAGCTTGGGCACCCAGTTTTCGTCGATTCGG
This region of Hydrogenophaga crassostreae genomic DNA includes:
- a CDS encoding 2-isopropylmalate synthase — encoded protein: MTDKLIIFDTTLRDGEQSPGASMTKDEKLRIARQLERMRVDVIEAGFPASSNGDFECVQAIANAIKDSTVCGLARANDRDISRAAEALKGANRARIHTFIATSPLHMEKKLRMTPDEVFEQAKQSVRFARNLVDDIEFSPEDGYRSDMDFLCRVLEAVIKEGATTLNIPDTVGYAIPELYGDFIRTLRERIPNSDKAIWSVHCHNDLGMAVANSLAGVKIGGARQVECTINGLGERAGNCALEEIVMAVRTRRDYFQLDIGVDATQIVPASRMVSQTTGFVVQPNKAVVGANAFAHASGIHQDGVLKARDTYEIMRAEDVGWSANKIVLGKLSGRNAFKQRLQDLGVEMESESEINTAFAAFKELADRKSEIFDEDILALCSDESVTAEKEQYGLVSLSQRSETGERPHAEVVFTIAGKEYQSAAEGNGPVDASLKAIEAHVKSGAEMMLYSVNAITSGSTESQGEVTVRLQHSGRIVNGVGADPDIVVASAKAYLSALNKLQSKVDRVAAQG
- a CDS encoding serine hydrolase; this translates as MKLFAIKTPISLQWAVGSLLAAALVWPMAAQAAKGKVAPAKTAAGKSAERKKNATAKKSVAAKKAVGTARSKSSKRDLVAKTSQKKSTRLSRAEERKQQRLARGSASPAKTRVAKGSKSRTVVASSRAKSAFVRVSMSPRVSTGERLGLRNSDDALDLNSSVALVVDQLTGEVLFSKNDAAVLPIASLTKLMTGLVLADANLPMDEMITITSDDVDTVKNSRSRLAVGTTASRGEMMHLALMSSENRAAHALGRTYPGGLTHFIRLMNAKARDLGMNDTRYVDPTGLMSQNQSSARDLATLVSAAYQRPILRDLSTSPSHELDLGNRTLQYNNSNRLIRNPEWDIGLQKTGYISEAGRCLVMQANVAGRQLIMVFLDASGRSGRAQDAERVRHWVEAQGYRRSAARPQG